A region of Streptomyces sp. NBC_01267 DNA encodes the following proteins:
- a CDS encoding transcriptional regulator: protein MLVRLAGERATGALLRDRGTLYLVDGQVVHAESPAAPGIDILLTTTGRLRPEGWQQAVDRAGAKGSVGRFLVESGQVAGGELEICHLGALHDAAYFALAPGSGPTRFRYGVAHWIGPVHPVPADAVEREAARRRELLDRLWPYPDLDSAPVVRAPHRSRAADVPGTPVTPRQRAVLALADGVRTPPDIARTLGRPAFHVLIDVRRLAAAGAVETPRTPAPPASAVPAWVGEVARDPDVALLQRLRDALEATL from the coding sequence ATGCTCGTCCGCCTCGCGGGCGAACGCGCCACCGGCGCCCTGCTGCGTGACCGCGGCACCCTCTACCTGGTCGACGGCCAGGTGGTGCACGCCGAGAGCCCGGCCGCCCCCGGTATCGACATCCTGCTGACCACCACCGGACGGCTCCGCCCCGAGGGGTGGCAGCAGGCCGTCGACCGGGCCGGGGCCAAGGGATCGGTCGGCCGGTTCCTCGTCGAGAGCGGGCAGGTGGCCGGGGGCGAGCTGGAGATCTGCCACCTGGGCGCGCTGCACGACGCGGCGTACTTCGCCCTGGCGCCGGGCAGCGGCCCCACCCGGTTCCGTTACGGGGTGGCCCACTGGATCGGCCCGGTGCACCCCGTACCCGCCGACGCGGTGGAGCGGGAGGCGGCGCGCCGCCGTGAACTGCTCGACCGGCTGTGGCCGTACCCCGACCTCGACAGCGCCCCCGTGGTGCGGGCCCCGCACCGCAGCCGCGCGGCCGACGTCCCCGGCACGCCCGTCACCCCGCGCCAGCGCGCGGTACTCGCGCTGGCCGACGGCGTACGGACCCCGCCGGACATCGCGCGGACGCTGGGGCGCCCGGCCTTCCACGTCCTCATCGACGTCCGCAGGCTGGCAGCCGCCGGCGCCGTCGAGACCCCGCGGACACCCGCGCCGCCCGCCTCCGCCGTCCCCGCCTGGGTCGGCGAGGTGGCTCGGGACCCGGATGTCGCCCTGCTCCAACGGCTGCGAGACGCATTGGAGGCCACGCTGTGA
- a CDS encoding diaminopimelate decarboxylase, with protein sequence MASHTSSGPAFETGTVVRREQAVEAAVAAGLVGPDNPVVALLDVSGIRGGAAALRTAFDEVTPPGTPVLHAFAVKACPLVPVLRLLGAEGIGAEVASPGELALARAAGVRPARTVLDSPAKTPAELREALALGIAVNADNPQELARIDALVRSAPTTSPLGVRVNPQIGAGSIGALSTATATSKFGVALRDEGARAWVVRAYLDRPWLTRLHTHTGSQGVPLALMAEGVRTVHELAEEINAAAGRQQIDTIDIGGGLPVNFSSDEETPTYADYARLLKRTAPGLLDGRYGLVTEFGRSLLARHGTILARVEYTKSAGGRPIAVTHAGVQVATRTVYAPASWPLRIAAFDAQGRPRTGPAVAQDVAGPACFAGDLLAENRELPLLEPGDYAAVLDTGAYYFAHHYAYNSLARPGIHGFTAGADGVRFAVVRDAQSVAEIVAESGGEHADALL encoded by the coding sequence ATGGCTTCCCATACGAGCTCCGGACCGGCCTTCGAAACAGGCACCGTCGTACGGCGTGAGCAGGCGGTCGAGGCCGCGGTCGCGGCCGGCCTGGTCGGCCCCGACAACCCCGTCGTCGCGCTGCTGGACGTCTCCGGCATCCGTGGCGGCGCCGCCGCCCTGCGTACCGCCTTCGACGAGGTCACCCCGCCGGGGACACCCGTCCTGCACGCCTTCGCGGTGAAGGCGTGCCCGCTCGTGCCGGTCCTGCGGCTGCTCGGAGCGGAGGGCATCGGCGCGGAGGTCGCCAGTCCGGGCGAGCTGGCGCTGGCCCGCGCGGCCGGGGTACGCCCCGCCCGCACCGTCCTCGACTCCCCCGCCAAGACCCCCGCCGAGCTGCGCGAGGCCCTGGCCCTGGGGATCGCGGTCAACGCCGACAACCCGCAGGAACTGGCCCGCATCGACGCGCTCGTCCGGTCGGCCCCGACCACGTCCCCGCTGGGCGTGCGCGTCAACCCGCAGATCGGCGCGGGCTCCATCGGCGCGCTGTCGACGGCCACCGCGACGTCGAAGTTCGGGGTGGCGCTGCGCGACGAGGGCGCCCGCGCGTGGGTCGTACGCGCCTACCTGGACCGCCCGTGGCTGACCCGGCTGCACACCCACACGGGCTCGCAGGGCGTACCGCTGGCCCTGATGGCGGAGGGGGTACGGACCGTCCACGAACTGGCCGAGGAGATCAACGCCGCGGCCGGCCGGCAGCAGATCGACACCATCGACATCGGCGGCGGCCTCCCGGTCAACTTCTCGTCCGACGAGGAGACCCCCACGTACGCCGACTACGCCCGCCTCCTCAAGAGGACCGCGCCCGGACTGCTGGACGGCCGCTACGGCCTGGTCACCGAGTTCGGCCGCTCGCTGCTCGCCCGGCACGGCACGATCCTGGCCCGCGTCGAGTACACGAAGTCCGCCGGCGGGCGGCCCATCGCGGTGACCCACGCGGGGGTCCAGGTGGCGACCCGCACGGTGTACGCGCCGGCGTCCTGGCCGCTGCGGATCGCCGCGTTCGACGCGCAGGGGCGCCCCAGGACCGGGCCCGCGGTCGCGCAGGACGTGGCGGGACCGGCCTGCTTCGCGGGTGATCTGCTGGCGGAGAACCGGGAGTTGCCGCTGCTGGAGCCGGGGGACTACGCGGCGGTGCTGGACACGGGGGCGTACTACTTCGCGCACCACTACGCGTACAACAGCCTGGCCAGGCCGGGGATCCACGGGTTCACCGCAGGGGCGGACGGGGTGCGGTTCGCCGTGGTGCGGGACGCGCAGAGCGTGGCGGAGATCGTGGCGGAGTCGGGCGGCGAGCACGCGGACGCGCTGCTCTGA
- the hutU gene encoding urocanate hydratase yields the protein MSGPRPVRAPRGTELSALGWQQEAALRMLQNNLDPEVAEHPDKLVVYGGTGKAARDWRSFDAMVRTLRTLKQDETMLVQSGRPVGVMQTHEWAPRVLIANSNLVGDWANWEEFRRLESLGLTMYGQMTAGSWIYIGTQGILQGTYETFAAVAAKRFDGTLAGTITLTAGLGGMGGAQPLAVTMNDGVAICIDVDPRAIERRIEHRYLDVRADSLEHALQLAVEARDARKPLSIGLLGNAAELLPRMLAEGAPIDIVTDQTSAHDPLAYLPLGIDFDDMAAYAAEKPADFTVRARESMARHVEAMVGFMDAGAEVFDYGNSIRGEAQLAGYSRAFDFPGFVPAYIRPLFCEGKGPFRWAALSGEASDIHKTDKALLDLFPENESLHRWIKMAGERVHFQGLPARICWLGQGERDKAGALFNDMVADGTLAAPLVIGRDHLDCGSVASPYRETEAMLDGSDAIADWPLLNAMVNVASGASWVSIHHGGGVGMGRSIHAGQVSVADGTQLAGEKIRRVLTNDPGMGVIRHVDAGYDIAERVADERGVRVPMREGDDATGATAGAGSTTGTNGVASGEGDPR from the coding sequence ATGTCAGGACCCCGGCCGGTACGGGCCCCGCGCGGTACGGAGCTGAGTGCCCTGGGATGGCAGCAGGAAGCCGCCCTCCGGATGCTGCAGAACAACCTCGACCCCGAGGTCGCCGAGCACCCCGACAAGCTCGTCGTCTACGGCGGCACCGGCAAGGCCGCCCGCGACTGGCGCTCCTTCGACGCGATGGTGCGTACGCTGCGCACCCTCAAGCAGGACGAGACCATGCTCGTCCAGTCGGGCCGTCCGGTCGGTGTGATGCAGACGCACGAGTGGGCGCCGCGGGTCCTGATCGCCAACTCCAACCTGGTCGGCGACTGGGCCAACTGGGAGGAGTTCCGGCGCCTTGAGTCGCTCGGGCTCACCATGTACGGCCAGATGACGGCCGGTTCCTGGATCTACATCGGGACCCAGGGCATCCTCCAGGGCACGTACGAGACCTTCGCCGCGGTCGCCGCCAAGCGGTTCGACGGCACTCTCGCCGGGACGATCACGCTCACCGCCGGTCTCGGCGGCATGGGCGGCGCCCAGCCGCTCGCCGTGACGATGAACGACGGCGTCGCGATCTGTATCGACGTCGACCCCCGCGCCATCGAGCGCCGGATCGAGCACCGCTACCTGGACGTACGCGCCGACAGCCTGGAGCACGCCCTCCAGCTCGCCGTCGAGGCCCGCGACGCCCGTAAGCCGCTCTCCATCGGCCTCCTCGGCAACGCGGCCGAGCTGCTGCCGCGGATGCTCGCCGAGGGCGCCCCGATCGACATCGTGACGGACCAGACCTCCGCCCACGACCCGCTCGCCTACCTCCCCCTCGGCATCGACTTCGACGACATGGCCGCGTACGCCGCCGAGAAGCCCGCCGACTTCACGGTGCGCGCCCGTGAGTCGATGGCCCGGCACGTCGAGGCCATGGTCGGCTTCATGGACGCGGGCGCCGAGGTCTTCGACTACGGCAACTCCATCCGCGGCGAGGCCCAACTCGCCGGATACAGCCGGGCGTTCGACTTCCCCGGCTTCGTCCCCGCCTACATCCGTCCGCTCTTCTGCGAGGGCAAGGGACCGTTCCGCTGGGCGGCGCTGTCCGGCGAGGCCTCGGACATCCACAAGACCGACAAGGCGCTCCTCGACCTCTTCCCCGAGAACGAGTCGCTGCACCGGTGGATCAAGATGGCCGGCGAGCGCGTCCACTTCCAGGGCCTGCCCGCGCGGATCTGCTGGCTCGGCCAGGGCGAGCGCGACAAGGCCGGGGCGCTCTTCAACGACATGGTCGCCGACGGCACCCTCGCCGCCCCGCTCGTCATCGGCCGCGACCACCTGGACTGCGGCTCGGTCGCCTCCCCGTACCGCGAGACCGAGGCCATGCTCGACGGCTCCGACGCCATCGCCGACTGGCCGCTGCTCAACGCCATGGTCAACGTCGCGTCCGGCGCCTCCTGGGTCTCCATCCACCACGGCGGCGGGGTCGGCATGGGCCGCTCCATCCACGCCGGTCAGGTGTCGGTGGCCGACGGCACGCAGCTCGCGGGCGAGAAGATCCGCCGGGTGCTCACCAACGACCCGGGGATGGGCGTCATCCGGCACGTCGACGCCGGGTACGACATCGCCGAGCGGGTGGCGGACGAGCGCGGGGTCCGCGTCCCGATGCGCGAGGGCGACGACGCGACCGGTGCCACCGCGGGCGCCGGCAGCACCACCGGCACCAACGGTGTCGCGAGCGGCGAGGGCGATCCCCGGTGA
- a CDS encoding ABC transporter ATP-binding protein: MIEFDSVHKRFPNGTTAVHDLSLDMPEGQITVLVGSSGCGKTTTLRMINRMVEQTSGTIRLAGKDIREADAADLRRGIGYVIQQSGLFPHRTILDNVATVPLLLGWGRKKARARAAELLETVGLNADTAKRYPHQLSGGQQQRVGVARALAADPPVLLMDEPFGAVDPVVRTQLQDELLRLQQDIDKTIVFVTHDIDEAVRLGDRIAVFRTGGHLVQCAEPAELLARPADAFVADFLGAERGLKLLSLSTLAGVPQTAAPTVRAGEKLSAAKGAARWQLVVSADGKPLGWLDAEAEKASGPTNDTAGDARLLPVRALRDTDSLLSALNESVASPAGLVARVDAAGVLTGVTARDDIHDRAGEAHAAAGTGSAA, translated from the coding sequence ATGATCGAATTCGACTCCGTGCACAAACGCTTCCCGAACGGCACCACCGCGGTCCACGACCTCAGCCTGGACATGCCGGAGGGGCAGATCACCGTCCTCGTCGGCTCGTCCGGCTGCGGGAAGACGACCACGCTCCGCATGATCAACCGCATGGTCGAGCAGACCTCGGGGACCATCCGTCTCGCGGGCAAGGACATCCGCGAGGCGGACGCCGCCGACCTGCGGCGCGGCATCGGTTACGTCATCCAGCAGTCCGGGCTCTTCCCGCACCGGACGATCCTCGACAACGTGGCGACGGTCCCGCTCCTCCTCGGCTGGGGCCGGAAGAAGGCCCGTGCCCGCGCCGCCGAGCTGCTGGAGACCGTCGGACTGAACGCCGACACCGCGAAGCGCTACCCGCACCAGCTCTCCGGCGGCCAGCAGCAGCGGGTCGGCGTGGCCCGCGCGCTCGCCGCCGACCCGCCGGTCCTGCTCATGGACGAGCCGTTCGGCGCGGTGGACCCGGTGGTCCGCACCCAGCTCCAGGACGAGCTGCTCAGGCTCCAGCAGGACATCGACAAGACGATCGTCTTCGTCACCCACGACATAGACGAGGCCGTGCGGCTCGGCGACCGAATAGCCGTCTTCCGTACCGGCGGCCATCTCGTCCAGTGCGCGGAGCCCGCCGAACTCCTCGCCCGTCCCGCCGACGCCTTCGTCGCGGACTTCCTGGGCGCCGAGCGCGGGCTGAAGCTCCTCTCGCTGTCCACGCTCGCGGGCGTACCGCAGACCGCGGCCCCCACCGTCCGGGCCGGCGAGAAGCTCTCCGCCGCCAAGGGCGCGGCCCGCTGGCAGCTGGTCGTCTCGGCCGACGGCAAGCCGCTCGGCTGGCTCGACGCCGAGGCCGAAAAGGCGTCCGGCCCCACGAACGACACCGCGGGCGACGCCCGGCTGCTGCCCGTACGGGCCCTGCGCGACACCGACTCGCTGCTCTCCGCGCTCAACGAATCGGTCGCCTCCCCGGCCGGTCTCGTCGCCCGCGTCGACGCGGCAGGCGTCCTGACCGGCGTCACCGCGCGCGACGACATCCACGACCGCGCGGGCGAGGCCCACGCGGCAGCGGGCACGGGCAGCGCCGCATGA
- a CDS encoding ABC transporter substrate-binding protein: MNRRTALTALLAGASAPLLAACSSGITSLNGDGSGGDTGSSSGGLVIGTANFTENQILGYLYAGVLKAAGIKTTVKPNLGSREIIVPALKGGDIDLLPEYQGSLLLYLDPKATETEAGAMQNALAAVLPASLEVLPYAAAEDRDSFAVTRETADRYGLKTLADLKKANGKLVFGAAAEMKKRVVGVVGLKDQYGVEFKEFKALDSSGPLVKGALKKGDVDVANVFTTDVDVAANKWVVLEDPKNLVPAQHIVPLVAARKADAKVRKALAELGNALTTAELTRLNRLVDKDKQDPDRVADAWLKRQKLTA, from the coding sequence ATGAACCGACGTACCGCACTCACCGCCCTGCTGGCCGGTGCCTCCGCACCGCTGCTCGCCGCCTGCTCGTCCGGCATCACGTCCCTGAACGGGGACGGATCCGGCGGCGACACCGGCAGCAGCTCGGGCGGCCTGGTCATCGGCACCGCCAACTTCACCGAGAACCAGATACTCGGCTACCTCTACGCGGGGGTGCTCAAGGCCGCGGGCATCAAGACCACGGTCAAGCCCAACCTCGGCTCGCGGGAGATCATCGTGCCCGCGCTGAAGGGCGGCGACATCGACCTGCTCCCCGAGTACCAGGGCAGCCTGCTGCTCTACCTGGATCCGAAGGCCACCGAGACGGAGGCGGGCGCCATGCAGAACGCGCTCGCCGCGGTGCTCCCGGCGAGCCTGGAGGTGCTGCCGTACGCGGCGGCCGAGGACCGCGACAGCTTCGCGGTCACCCGCGAGACCGCCGACAGGTACGGCCTGAAGACCCTCGCCGACCTGAAGAAGGCCAACGGGAAACTGGTCTTCGGGGCCGCCGCCGAGATGAAGAAGCGGGTCGTCGGAGTCGTCGGTCTGAAGGACCAGTACGGCGTGGAGTTCAAGGAGTTCAAGGCCCTCGACTCGTCGGGGCCGCTGGTGAAGGGCGCGCTGAAGAAGGGCGACGTGGACGTGGCGAACGTCTTCACGACGGACGTGGACGTGGCGGCGAACAAGTGGGTCGTCCTGGAGGACCCGAAGAACCTGGTGCCCGCGCAGCACATCGTCCCGCTGGTCGCCGCCCGCAAGGCGGACGCCAAGGTCCGCAAGGCGCTGGCGGAGCTGGGCAACGCGCTCACCACGGCGGAACTGACCCGGCTGAACCGGCTGGTGGACAAGGACAAGCAGGACCCGGACCGGGTGGCCGACGCGTGGCTCAAGCGGCAGAAGCTGACGGCGTAG
- a CDS encoding ABC transporter permease produces the protein MTIDWGWFPDHTGEMTHLTADHLSTAVPAVLLGLLIALPLAVLAHRVRPLRGFALGLSNILYTIPSLAFFVLLLPITGLTRTTAITGLTAYTLVVLVRNTVEGLDAVPARVREASTAMGTRPLRTLLTVELPLALPVIMAGVRVSTVMSISLVSVASYIGYGGLGQLFTDGFQRNYPTPVVAGVVLTLLLALVADALLVTVQWLCTPWTHERGA, from the coding sequence ATGACCATCGACTGGGGCTGGTTCCCCGACCACACCGGTGAGATGACCCATCTCACCGCGGACCATCTCTCCACCGCGGTACCCGCGGTCCTCCTCGGCCTGCTGATCGCGCTCCCCCTGGCGGTCCTCGCCCACCGGGTACGGCCGCTGCGCGGCTTCGCCCTCGGTCTCTCCAACATCCTCTACACGATCCCGTCCCTCGCCTTCTTCGTCCTGCTGCTCCCGATCACCGGGCTGACCCGGACGACCGCGATCACCGGGCTGACCGCGTACACCCTGGTCGTGCTCGTACGGAACACCGTCGAGGGCCTGGACGCGGTGCCCGCCAGGGTGCGCGAGGCGTCGACCGCCATGGGCACCAGGCCGCTGCGCACCCTGCTCACCGTCGAGCTGCCGCTCGCACTCCCGGTGATCATGGCCGGGGTCCGGGTCTCCACCGTGATGTCGATCTCCCTGGTGAGCGTGGCCAGTTACATCGGGTACGGCGGCCTCGGCCAGCTCTTCACCGACGGCTTCCAGCGCAACTACCCCACCCCGGTCGTCGCCGGGGTGGTCCTGACCCTGCTGCTCGCCCTGGTGGCGGACGCGCTGCTGGTCACCGTCCAGTGGCTGTGCACGCCGTGGACCCACGAGCGAGGTGCCTGA
- a CDS encoding aromatic amino acid ammonia-lyase, giving the protein MSSRTVDTPTGIVVLDGESLPVSDVVRLARGTARPVPGSEAMKRVEWSWDAARELAASGRVYGRSTGVGANRNESVPSGAAADHGLRLLRSHAGAIGDPLPAHEVRAMLAVRANQLLAGGAGLRPTVVTALCEALESGAHPVVNEFGSVGTGDIAALAQLGLALAGEHPWEGGAPPAAQPLDNNDALALISSNALTLGQSALALDELRRLVSATQVVAALSLLAVDGSFEAYAEPVHAARPHPGSYAVAARSRYLLGAPERPTPPLGRIQDPYGFRCVPQIHGPAHDAADLLERTIAIEINAAAENPLIRPADMAAYHHGGFYMAQLVLALDHFRLALTQTARLSTSRLSALNEPALTRLRPFLADGEAASSGVMILEYAAGAALGDLRAFSAPASLGHAVLSRGVEEQASFASLAARQALRAGRAYRYVVGCELVAAVRALRQRELRIDPGLPVGRAFELADAVLDPDLADRPLTGDVEAAAALLDRFNEL; this is encoded by the coding sequence ATGTCGTCCCGCACGGTGGATACCCCGACCGGCATCGTGGTCCTCGACGGTGAGTCCCTTCCGGTTTCCGATGTGGTGCGACTGGCGCGTGGTACGGCCAGGCCCGTACCCGGATCCGAAGCGATGAAGCGTGTCGAATGGTCGTGGGACGCGGCCCGTGAGCTCGCCGCGTCGGGCCGCGTGTACGGCCGCTCCACCGGTGTCGGGGCCAACCGTAACGAGTCCGTGCCCTCCGGCGCCGCCGCCGACCACGGACTGCGGCTGCTGCGCTCGCACGCCGGGGCCATCGGCGACCCGCTCCCCGCGCACGAGGTCAGGGCCATGCTCGCGGTCCGCGCCAACCAGCTGCTCGCCGGTGGGGCCGGACTGCGGCCCACCGTCGTCACCGCGCTCTGCGAGGCCCTGGAGTCCGGCGCCCACCCCGTCGTCAACGAGTTCGGCTCGGTCGGTACGGGAGACATCGCCGCCCTCGCCCAGCTGGGACTCGCCCTGGCCGGCGAGCACCCCTGGGAGGGCGGTGCGCCGCCCGCCGCGCAGCCCCTCGACAACAACGACGCCCTCGCACTGATCAGCAGCAACGCCCTCACCCTCGGCCAGTCCGCGCTCGCCCTCGACGAGCTGCGCCGGCTGGTGTCCGCGACCCAGGTGGTGGCCGCGCTGTCGCTGCTCGCCGTGGACGGCTCGTTCGAGGCGTACGCGGAACCGGTGCACGCGGCCCGCCCGCACCCCGGCTCGTACGCGGTCGCCGCCCGCAGCCGCTACCTGCTGGGCGCCCCCGAGCGGCCCACCCCGCCGCTGGGCCGCATCCAGGACCCGTACGGTTTCCGCTGCGTACCGCAGATCCACGGCCCCGCACACGACGCGGCCGACCTGCTGGAGCGGACCATCGCCATCGAGATCAACGCGGCGGCCGAGAACCCGCTGATCCGCCCCGCCGACATGGCCGCCTACCACCACGGTGGCTTCTACATGGCCCAACTGGTCCTGGCCCTCGACCACTTCAGGCTGGCCCTCACCCAGACGGCCCGGCTCTCGACCTCCCGGCTCTCCGCGCTGAACGAACCCGCGCTCACCCGGCTGAGGCCCTTCCTGGCCGACGGCGAGGCCGCCTCGTCGGGCGTGATGATCCTGGAGTACGCGGCCGGGGCGGCCCTCGGTGACCTGCGGGCCTTCTCCGCGCCGGCCTCGCTCGGGCATGCTGTTCTCTCCCGCGGCGTCGAGGAACAGGCCAGCTTCGCCTCACTGGCGGCCCGGCAGGCGCTGCGGGCCGGGCGGGCGTACCGGTACGTCGTCGGCTGCGAACTGGTCGCCGCCGTAAGGGCGTTGCGCCAGCGCGAGCTGCGGATCGACCCCGGCCTGCCGGTCGGCCGCGCCTTCGAGCTGGCGGACGCGGTACTCGATCCGGACCTGGCGGACCGGCCGCTGACCGGCGATGTGGAGGCGGCAGCCGCGCTGCTCGACCGGTTCAATGAACTCTGA
- a CDS encoding ABC transporter permease: MIELLKNLATWLTSSAQWSGPEGIAHRLVEHLQYSLLATVVAAVIALPIGMLIGHTGRGAFLAVNLASFGRALPTVGLVTLVFLAGGLSIWPVYISLVALAVPVIITNTYAGMAAVDPEVKDAAKGVGLRGHQVLWQVELPLALPLIMTGIRLATVQVVATATIAAYVSFGGLGRYVFDGLAQRDLVQVLGGAVLVAVLAVLADLALGGVQRLLLRGRPTTAR; this comes from the coding sequence GTGATCGAACTCCTCAAGAACCTCGCCACCTGGCTGACCAGCTCCGCCCAGTGGTCCGGCCCGGAAGGCATCGCCCACCGGCTCGTCGAACACCTCCAGTACTCGCTGCTGGCCACCGTCGTCGCCGCCGTGATCGCGCTGCCCATCGGCATGCTGATCGGCCACACCGGACGCGGCGCGTTCCTCGCGGTCAACCTGGCCTCCTTCGGCCGCGCGCTGCCGACCGTCGGCCTGGTCACCCTGGTCTTCCTCGCGGGCGGCCTCTCCATCTGGCCGGTGTACATCTCGCTGGTGGCGCTCGCCGTGCCGGTGATCATCACCAATACGTACGCGGGCATGGCCGCCGTCGACCCCGAGGTCAAGGACGCGGCGAAGGGCGTCGGCCTGCGCGGGCACCAGGTCCTCTGGCAGGTCGAACTCCCCCTGGCGCTCCCCCTGATCATGACCGGCATCCGGCTGGCGACCGTCCAGGTCGTCGCCACCGCCACCATCGCCGCCTACGTCAGCTTCGGCGGCCTGGGCCGCTACGTGTTCGACGGCCTGGCCCAGCGCGATCTGGTGCAGGTACTCGGCGGCGCGGTGCTCGTCGCCGTCCTCGCCGTCCTCGCCGACCTGGCCCTGGGCGGGGTGCAGCGGCTGCTGCTGCGCGGCCGGCCCACCACCGCCCGCTGA
- a CDS encoding MurR/RpiR family transcriptional regulator — MSDSPAARLQQLFEGHRLTPTQRRIAHCMVRRAADAPFLSSVELAELAGVSQPSVTRFAVALGFDGYPALRKHLREVAPNGRAVGGDSLNEYQQAVQGELENLRQLSELLADPSLVERAGRLLAGSPTLPVLGLRAASSQARGFAYFAAKVHRDVRLLDEGGTMLADRIDASVRAGATVLLCFALPRHPREVVEALAYAQSAGLTVVTVADSAFAPVAKHSDILIPAAVGTGLAFDTACGPMLLGRVLLEAMCDELPQAQSRLEEFDARAAARGLFVE; from the coding sequence ATGAGCGACAGCCCGGCCGCACGGCTGCAACAGCTCTTCGAAGGGCACCGGCTGACGCCGACCCAACGGCGGATCGCGCACTGCATGGTGCGCCGGGCCGCCGACGCGCCGTTCCTCTCGTCGGTCGAGCTGGCCGAGCTGGCCGGTGTCAGCCAGCCCTCCGTCACCCGCTTCGCCGTCGCGCTCGGCTTCGACGGCTACCCGGCGCTGCGCAAGCACCTGCGGGAGGTCGCACCGAACGGGCGGGCGGTCGGCGGGGACAGCCTCAACGAGTACCAGCAGGCCGTCCAGGGCGAGTTGGAGAATCTGCGGCAGCTGTCCGAACTGCTCGCCGACCCGTCACTCGTGGAACGGGCGGGACGGCTGCTCGCCGGGTCGCCGACCCTGCCGGTGCTCGGCCTGCGTGCCGCGTCCTCGCAGGCCAGGGGGTTCGCGTACTTCGCGGCGAAGGTCCACCGGGACGTCCGGCTGCTCGACGAGGGCGGCACGATGCTGGCCGACCGCATCGACGCGTCGGTACGGGCGGGCGCCACGGTGCTGCTCTGTTTCGCGCTGCCGCGCCACCCGCGCGAGGTGGTCGAGGCACTGGCGTACGCGCAGTCGGCGGGGCTGACCGTGGTGACGGTCGCCGACTCGGCCTTCGCGCCGGTCGCCAAGCACAGCGACATCCTGATCCCGGCGGCGGTCGGCACCGGTCTGGCCTTCGACACGGCCTGTGGGCCGATGCTGCTCGGCCGGGTGCTGCTGGAGGCGATGTGCGACGAGCTGCCGCAGGCGCAGTCGCGGCTGGAGGAGTTCGACGCGCGGGCGGCGGCGCGGGGGCTGTTCGTGGAGTAG
- a CDS encoding roadblock/LC7 domain-containing protein, which produces MSAESEVLEELRRLRARVPLIGGALAATVDGLVLAQDAAAEAESVAALTAAALGVAQRLTETTGQGGFRELLVRGENGYVATYAAGPSAVLTLLARPRVNVGRLHLEARRAGTRIGELVDGALDRLESP; this is translated from the coding sequence ATGTCCGCCGAGTCCGAAGTCCTCGAAGAGCTACGCCGGTTGAGAGCCCGGGTGCCGCTGATCGGCGGGGCGCTCGCGGCCACCGTCGACGGACTGGTGCTGGCGCAGGACGCCGCGGCGGAGGCCGAGTCCGTCGCGGCACTGACCGCCGCCGCCCTCGGTGTCGCCCAGCGGCTGACCGAGACGACGGGCCAGGGCGGCTTCCGCGAGCTGCTGGTCCGTGGCGAGAACGGCTATGTCGCGACCTACGCGGCAGGCCCGTCCGCCGTCCTCACCCTGCTCGCCCGGCCGCGCGTCAACGTGGGCCGCCTGCACCTCGAAGCCCGCCGGGCCGGCACCCGGATCGGCGAGCTGGTCGACGGCGCCCTCGACCGGCTGGAGAGCCCATGA